Proteins from a single region of Borrelia hispanica CRI:
- a CDS encoding BlyA family holin: MQSLNALLELLLNIDGSKLIIISLFILGMGSLFVFLLKPITKDIINILVTKLKSKDKNEDL; this comes from the coding sequence ATGCAAAGTCTCAATGCTTTATTAGAACTTTTACTTAATATTGACGGAAGTAAATTGATTATTATTTCTCTATTCATTTTAGGTATGGGTTCATTATTTGTTTTTCTTCTTAAACCAATAACTAAAGATATTATTAACATCTTAGTTACCAAGCTTAAAAGCAAAGACAAAAACGAAGATTTATGA